A region from the Paludicola sp. MB14-C6 genome encodes:
- a CDS encoding polysaccharide deacetylase family protein, producing the protein MIMKLNYNIIAVLLSIVFFISLCLLDVTIFTPAETKVDAKQDVVELPVAMYHQILKDYKRWGDYVIPPSQFEEDLKYIQQKGYTTVSAQQIMNYVNKGTPLPPKPMLITFDDGYEGVYEYAFPLLKKYNMKAVFAIIGKHTDIFSNPNEKQSVVYGHATWDQLREMQKSGVFEIGNHTYNMHDGPGNRRYGTKIRPGESIVDYKIALDKDVGALYKQIEKEIGVAPLVFAYPFGAICPESKPILKDIGFSIILTSEQKNNTLTRNMATPIYLKRFNRPHSDSTSSYFKKFNEVKK; encoded by the coding sequence ATGATCATGAAACTAAACTATAACATAATTGCTGTTTTATTGAGTATTGTATTTTTTATATCCCTTTGCCTGTTAGATGTTACAATTTTTACACCAGCAGAAACAAAAGTAGATGCCAAGCAAGACGTTGTAGAATTACCTGTTGCAATGTATCATCAAATCCTGAAAGACTATAAAAGATGGGGAGATTATGTAATTCCTCCTTCCCAGTTTGAGGAAGATTTAAAATATATTCAACAAAAAGGGTATACTACCGTATCTGCGCAACAAATAATGAATTATGTTAACAAAGGAACCCCGTTGCCACCAAAACCAATGTTAATTACATTTGATGATGGGTATGAAGGCGTTTACGAATATGCCTTTCCTCTTTTGAAAAAGTATAATATGAAAGCTGTTTTTGCAATTATCGGAAAACATACCGATATCTTTTCTAATCCAAATGAAAAGCAAAGTGTAGTATATGGTCATGCAACTTGGGATCAATTACGCGAGATGCAAAAAAGCGGTGTTTTTGAAATTGGAAACCATACTTATAATATGCATGATGGACCTGGAAATAGGCGATATGGAACAAAGATAAGACCGGGTGAGTCAATTGTAGACTACAAGATTGCTCTTGATAAAGATGTTGGAGCACTTTATAAGCAAATTGAAAAAGAAATCGGAGTAGCACCACTTGTTTTTGCTTATCCTTTTGGAGCAATTTGTCCTGAAAGCAAGCCAATTTTAAAAGATATTGGTTTTTCCATTATTTTAACGAGTGAGCAAAAAAACAATACCCTCACTCGAAATATGGCAACTCCAATATATCTAAAACGTTTTAATCGACCACATTCAGACAGCACATCCTCGTATTTTAAAAAATTTAATGAAGTTAAAAAATAG
- a CDS encoding peptidoglycan D,D-transpeptidase FtsI family protein: MNRRSIIVFCSCLLLFSLLFLRIGSLTEDEELSTVGMKQSSYSLTLGQTRGLIYDCNLQSLVNTSTQYVATVLPTPQNMIEIKNNNVLVAPNNIDEIIQKGKPFLLESNLPFVNVANVNVYPVSKRYTPKNQLAQHIIGYTDSSGMKGVSGIELAYNDLLNTNAQTSKITYQLNALGKPLLGAQPIIELAPENKSGVILTIDKRIQAICELAGARHLKKGAIVVMDPYNGDLKAVASFPSYNPASIASAVKDKENSPLLNRAFSAYNVGSTFKITTTAAALSSGINPNTVFSCNGKIEVLDVPFKCHEVKGHGKLNLKSALCVSCNPYFIQLGLRLDPSRFLNMARDLSFGKPTQLYDNYKTASGTLPTLGELQSPAAIGNLSFGQGSLTATPIQIAQMMSSVVNKGNTSFANLIIGTTTNGKSILYTKKENYPIKAMTEQTANLIKEDLISAVMETPNQNAKPSYTTAGGKTGTAQTGVKVDENELCQGWFAGFFPADKPQYVVAVLCENARSGNQDASPVFKEIADAMTKPATIN; the protein is encoded by the coding sequence ATGAATCGTCGTTCCATTATTGTGTTTTGTTCTTGCCTTTTGCTATTTAGCTTGTTATTCCTTCGTATTGGTTCTTTAACCGAAGATGAGGAATTATCAACAGTTGGTATGAAACAATCATCCTATTCGCTGACTCTAGGTCAAACAAGAGGGTTAATTTATGATTGCAATTTACAATCACTTGTGAATACTTCAACCCAATACGTTGCAACCGTTTTACCGACACCTCAAAATATGATTGAAATAAAAAATAATAATGTATTAGTTGCACCAAATAATATTGATGAAATCATTCAAAAAGGGAAGCCCTTTTTGTTAGAAAGTAATCTTCCTTTTGTAAATGTAGCTAATGTTAATGTATACCCCGTATCCAAACGATATACCCCTAAAAATCAGCTTGCCCAGCATATTATCGGCTATACTGATTCTTCGGGTATGAAAGGCGTTTCCGGAATTGAACTTGCCTATAACGATTTATTAAATACCAATGCGCAAACTTCTAAAATCACCTATCAATTAAATGCTTTAGGAAAACCACTATTAGGCGCACAACCCATTATTGAGTTGGCACCAGAAAATAAAAGTGGCGTAATTTTAACAATAGATAAACGTATTCAAGCAATATGTGAATTAGCTGGAGCTCGACATCTAAAAAAAGGTGCAATTGTTGTCATGGACCCTTATAATGGTGATTTAAAAGCAGTTGCCAGCTTTCCATCCTATAATCCTGCTTCCATCGCTTCCGCTGTTAAAGATAAAGAAAATTCTCCTCTCTTAAATCGTGCTTTTTCCGCTTATAATGTTGGTTCAACCTTTAAAATAACAACAACCGCAGCTGCCCTTTCCTCTGGCATTAATCCAAACACTGTTTTTTCTTGCAACGGTAAAATCGAAGTTTTAGATGTTCCTTTTAAGTGCCATGAAGTAAAAGGACACGGCAAGTTAAACTTAAAGTCCGCTCTCTGTGTATCTTGCAATCCTTATTTTATACAACTTGGATTAAGGCTTGATCCAAGCCGCTTCTTAAATATGGCTCGTGATTTATCATTTGGAAAGCCAACGCAACTTTATGATAATTATAAAACAGCAAGTGGTACTCTCCCTACACTAGGAGAATTGCAAAGTCCCGCTGCCATTGGCAATCTCTCTTTTGGACAAGGCTCTTTAACTGCAACTCCTATTCAAATTGCGCAAATGATGAGCAGCGTTGTTAATAAAGGTAATACTTCATTTGCTAATCTAATAATAGGTACAACTACCAACGGTAAAAGTATTTTGTATACCAAAAAGGAAAACTATCCAATTAAAGCAATGACAGAACAAACCGCCAACCTCATTAAAGAAGATTTGATTTCGGCTGTTATGGAAACACCTAACCAAAATGCAAAACCTTCCTATACTACCGCAGGTGGAAAAACAGGAACAGCGCAAACAGGAGTAAAGGTTGATGAAAATGAACTATGTCAAGGCTGGTTTGCGGGGTTTTTTCCTGCAGATAAACCCCAATATGTAGTTGCTGTTCTTTGCGAAAACGCCCGCAGTGGAAATCAAGATGCTTCTCCTGTTTTTAAAGAAATTGCTGACGCAATGACCAAACCTGCCACTATAAATTAA
- the guaA gene encoding glutamine-hydrolyzing GMP synthase, producing MKNELVLVLDFGGQYNQLIARRVRECNVYCEVHSYKMTIDEIKKKNPMGIIFTGGPNSVYLEEAPHVEKALFELGIPVLGICYGVQLMAHVLGGRVTTPVTREYGKTETQFVSDSLLFKGLPEKATTWMSHTDYIEVVPEGFRVTAHTDACPCAAMENAEKKLYGMQYHPEVLHTDNGVQMLRNFLYEICNCQGDWTMGDYKKTAINNIRETVKDGKVLLALSGGVDSSVLAALLAEAIGKQLTCIFVDHGLMRKNEGDEVEQAFASWDINFVRVNAQEQFLSRLANVEDPETKRKIIGEEFIRVFEQEAKKIGVVDFLAQGTIYPDVIESGTGDAAVIKSHHNVGGLPDHVDFKEIIEPLRLLFKDEVRKLGQELGLAEYLVWRQPFPGPGLAIRIIGDITQEKIDMLQEADFIFRQEIALAKMDRDIHQYFAVLTSMRSVGVMGDERTYDYTLALRGVTTTDFMTADFARIPYDLLAKISSRIVNEVKNINRIVYDITTKPPATIEWE from the coding sequence ATGAAAAACGAGCTCGTTTTAGTATTAGACTTTGGCGGACAATATAATCAACTAATTGCAAGACGTGTACGTGAATGTAATGTATACTGTGAAGTACATTCATATAAAATGACGATTGATGAAATCAAGAAAAAAAATCCTATGGGAATTATTTTTACAGGAGGTCCAAATAGCGTTTATTTGGAAGAAGCTCCTCATGTAGAAAAAGCATTATTTGAACTCGGAATCCCTGTATTGGGTATTTGTTACGGCGTACAACTTATGGCTCATGTTTTAGGTGGAAGAGTAACAACACCAGTAACTCGTGAATACGGAAAAACGGAGACACAATTTGTTTCTGATAGTTTATTATTTAAAGGATTACCTGAAAAAGCTACTACTTGGATGAGTCATACTGACTATATTGAAGTTGTTCCGGAAGGTTTTAGAGTAACAGCACATACAGATGCTTGCCCTTGTGCTGCAATGGAAAACGCAGAGAAAAAGCTTTATGGTATGCAATATCATCCGGAAGTATTACACACAGATAATGGTGTGCAGATGCTTCGTAATTTCTTATACGAAATTTGTAATTGTCAAGGCGACTGGACAATGGGAGATTACAAGAAAACCGCAATTAACAATATTCGTGAAACGGTAAAAGACGGTAAAGTATTATTAGCACTATCCGGCGGCGTTGACTCTTCTGTTTTAGCAGCTTTATTAGCTGAAGCAATTGGCAAACAACTCACTTGTATCTTTGTTGACCACGGTTTAATGCGTAAAAACGAAGGCGATGAAGTAGAACAAGCTTTTGCTAGCTGGGATATTAACTTTGTACGTGTAAATGCACAAGAGCAATTCCTTTCTCGTTTAGCAAACGTGGAAGATCCTGAAACCAAACGTAAAATTATTGGCGAAGAATTTATTCGTGTATTTGAGCAAGAAGCAAAGAAAATTGGTGTTGTAGATTTCTTAGCACAAGGTACGATTTATCCTGATGTCATTGAATCCGGTACAGGAGATGCGGCGGTAATCAAGAGCCATCATAATGTTGGTGGATTACCTGACCATGTTGATTTTAAAGAAATTATTGAGCCTTTAAGATTATTGTTTAAAGATGAAGTAAGAAAATTAGGTCAAGAGCTTGGATTAGCTGAGTATTTAGTTTGGCGTCAACCTTTCCCAGGACCTGGTCTTGCAATTCGTATTATTGGTGATATTACACAAGAAAAAATAGATATGTTGCAAGAGGCAGATTTTATTTTCCGTCAAGAGATTGCGCTTGCAAAAATGGATAGAGATATTCATCAATATTTTGCGGTGTTAACTTCTATGCGTTCGGTTGGTGTTATGGGCGATGAAAGAACGTATGACTATACATTAGCACTTCGTGGTGTTACTACAACAGACTTTATGACTGCAGATTTTGCACGTATTCCTTATGATTTATTAGCAAAAATATCTAGTCGTATTGTAAATGAAGTTAAAAATATTAACCGTATCGTTTATGATATTACAACAAAACCACCAGCAACGATTGAGTGGGAGTAG
- a CDS encoding galactose ABC transporter substrate-binding protein, with the protein MKKFLALLLATMMIGAMFTGCSGKGGGSSAGGKKPTIGVCIYKYDDTYISTVRQALEDLAKDKATLLLNDGKGDQATQNDQIDLLIEKKVDCLVVNMVDIGAAQTVIDKAKAAKIPLVFFNREPDSKAVKSYDKARFVGTTAKDAGIIQGEMAVKLWGDGSKYDVNKDGKMSYVLLQGEPNNPEAIARTEYAVKTIAGKNVKVEELGLQVCDWDTAKAQVAMEAWLNKYNTKIEMVLANNDGMAQGAIAALQAIGYNKEKDSKGYIPVFGVDATDAAKDLIAKGCMSGTVLQDAPGMAKAVFELSMNSATGKEPLADTSYKYDDTGVCVRIPYQPYNK; encoded by the coding sequence ATGAAAAAGTTTTTAGCACTACTTCTTGCAACAATGATGATTGGAGCAATGTTCACAGGATGTTCAGGCAAAGGTGGAGGATCATCTGCCGGCGGTAAAAAACCAACAATCGGTGTGTGTATCTATAAATATGATGACACATACATTTCAACAGTTCGCCAAGCATTAGAAGATTTAGCAAAAGATAAAGCAACGCTATTGCTAAACGATGGTAAAGGCGACCAAGCAACTCAAAATGACCAAATAGACCTCTTAATTGAGAAAAAAGTGGATTGTTTGGTAGTAAACATGGTGGATATCGGAGCAGCACAAACTGTTATAGATAAAGCCAAAGCTGCTAAAATTCCTCTAGTGTTCTTTAACAGAGAGCCGGATTCAAAAGCAGTTAAATCGTATGATAAAGCACGTTTCGTTGGAACTACTGCAAAAGATGCAGGTATTATCCAAGGTGAAATGGCTGTTAAACTATGGGGCGACGGTTCTAAATATGATGTAAATAAAGACGGCAAAATGAGCTATGTTTTATTACAAGGTGAACCAAATAACCCAGAAGCTATCGCAAGAACAGAATATGCTGTTAAAACAATCGCTGGTAAGAACGTTAAAGTTGAAGAACTTGGACTTCAAGTATGTGATTGGGACACAGCAAAAGCACAAGTTGCAATGGAAGCTTGGCTAAACAAATATAATACAAAGATTGAAATGGTTTTAGCAAATAATGATGGTATGGCACAAGGTGCTATCGCTGCATTACAAGCAATCGGATACAACAAAGAAAAAGATTCTAAAGGATATATTCCTGTATTCGGTGTTGACGCAACTGACGCTGCAAAAGATTTAATAGCAAAAGGCTGTATGAGCGGTACTGTTTTACAAGATGCTCCTGGTATGGCTAAGGCTGTTTTCGAATTAAGTATGAACTCTGCTACTGGTAAAGAACCACTTGCTGATACTTCATACAAGTATGATGATACTGGTGTATGTGTTCGTATCCCATACCAACCTTATAACAAATAA
- the mglA gene encoding galactose/methyl galactoside ABC transporter ATP-binding protein MglA, translating to MQLSQTNYLLEMIDISKEFPGVKALDNVNFRLKPGTVHALMGENGAGKSTLMKCLFGVYIEDNGEIKIEGKKVRFNNPHQALDNGVAMVHQELNQVLKRDVMDNIWLGRYPKQKIGFVNQEEMYQKTVAIFKELELDINPKIEIGKLSVSQRQMVEIAKAVSYNAKILVLDEPTSSLTEEEVKHLFKIINKLKDNGCGIIYISHKMEEILEISQEVTIMRDGKWVATHKATELTTDKIIKLMVGRELTNRFPPKTNKPSDVILEVENLTALYQPSIKNVSFTLRKGEVLGIAGLVGSRRTELVETIFGIAHHSEGTISLYGKKVENTTSRKAIDNGFALLTEERRASGIFAGLSVGFNSIIANLKDYSSLGLLKNNKMDKDTDWVVSSMNVKTPSKKTLIRSLSGGNQQKVIIGRWLLTKPEILLLDEPTRGIDVGAKYEIYQLILNLANEGKGVIMVSSEMTELLGICDRILVMSNGRVAGIQDVEQLNQEEIMRLAAKYI from the coding sequence ATGCAATTGTCACAGACCAATTATCTTCTTGAAATGATTGATATCTCGAAAGAGTTTCCCGGTGTAAAAGCATTGGATAACGTAAACTTTAGGCTAAAGCCTGGAACTGTACATGCATTGATGGGAGAAAACGGAGCCGGAAAATCTACATTGATGAAATGCTTATTCGGTGTTTACATAGAAGACAATGGCGAAATTAAAATAGAGGGTAAAAAAGTAAGATTTAATAATCCACATCAAGCACTTGATAATGGTGTTGCAATGGTGCATCAAGAGCTGAATCAAGTGCTGAAGCGAGATGTAATGGATAATATTTGGTTAGGTCGATATCCCAAACAAAAAATAGGTTTTGTTAATCAAGAAGAAATGTATCAAAAAACTGTTGCAATTTTTAAAGAGCTCGAACTGGATATTAACCCTAAAATTGAAATCGGAAAATTATCTGTATCCCAACGCCAAATGGTTGAAATCGCAAAAGCGGTTTCTTACAATGCAAAAATTCTTGTATTGGATGAACCAACTTCTTCTTTAACAGAAGAAGAAGTAAAACATCTTTTTAAAATAATCAATAAACTAAAAGATAATGGGTGCGGAATTATTTATATATCGCATAAAATGGAGGAGATTTTAGAAATCTCTCAAGAAGTAACTATTATGCGTGATGGAAAATGGGTAGCGACTCACAAAGCAACGGAGCTTACTACCGACAAAATTATAAAGTTAATGGTTGGACGTGAATTAACAAATCGTTTTCCTCCGAAAACAAATAAACCATCGGATGTCATTCTTGAAGTTGAGAATCTAACTGCATTATATCAACCGTCCATTAAAAATGTTTCATTTACGCTCAGAAAAGGTGAAGTTTTGGGAATTGCCGGACTTGTTGGATCAAGACGTACGGAGTTGGTTGAAACCATATTTGGTATAGCGCATCACAGCGAAGGAACCATTTCTTTGTATGGCAAAAAGGTAGAGAATACTACCTCTCGCAAGGCAATTGACAATGGATTTGCATTGTTAACAGAAGAACGCCGAGCAAGCGGCATTTTTGCGGGACTGAGCGTTGGATTTAATTCGATTATTGCAAACTTAAAAGATTACAGCAGCTTAGGATTACTTAAAAATAATAAAATGGATAAGGATACCGATTGGGTTGTTAGCAGTATGAATGTAAAAACACCAAGCAAAAAAACGCTCATTCGTTCCCTATCAGGTGGTAACCAGCAAAAAGTTATAATCGGAAGATGGCTTTTAACAAAGCCTGAAATATTATTGTTGGATGAGCCAACCAGAGGAATTGATGTTGGTGCAAAATATGAAATATATCAATTGATTTTAAATCTTGCAAATGAGGGAAAAGGAGTCATTATGGTATCTTCTGAAATGACTGAGCTGCTCGGAATTTGCGATAGAATTCTTGTTATGTCAAATGGACGAGTAGCGGGAATTCAAGATGTAGAGCAGTTAAATCAAGAAGAAATTATGCGGTTAGCCGCTAAATACATTTAA
- the mglC gene encoding galactose/methyl galactoside ABC transporter permease MglC, with protein MNKVNAQKVKSFLLNYALYIVLIIMIITFVIIEPGFLSLNNFVKIATQASTRGIMALGVAGLIVLQGTDLSAGRVLGLCAIVASSLLQSTTYASRMYPDLKALPLIVPLVASILIGLVFGAINGFGVAKLKIHAFIITLGTQLIAYGAGCIYIDRPPLGAQPIANFDARYTNFVNGSIFGIPYLIIYLAIISLIMWVVWNKTTLGKNMFAIGGNPEAAAVSGVNIAKNIMIIFLISGALYGIAGFLEGGRIGSTNSNTGINYELDAISACVVGGVSFSGGVGTIPGVLIGTMLLQCINYGLIFIGVNSYWQYIIRGLIIIIAVSIDVRKYIAKK; from the coding sequence ATGAATAAAGTGAATGCGCAAAAGGTAAAGTCATTTTTATTAAACTACGCACTATATATTGTTTTAATCATTATGATTATAACTTTTGTAATTATTGAACCGGGCTTTCTTTCCCTAAATAACTTTGTAAAAATCGCTACACAGGCTTCAACAAGAGGAATTATGGCATTAGGCGTTGCAGGATTGATTGTTTTACAAGGAACAGACCTTTCCGCAGGTCGTGTATTAGGTTTATGTGCAATTGTTGCAAGCTCCTTACTGCAATCTACAACATATGCTTCACGAATGTATCCGGATTTAAAAGCACTTCCACTAATCGTGCCTCTGGTAGCATCTATATTAATCGGACTTGTATTTGGTGCAATTAACGGATTTGGAGTAGCAAAGCTTAAAATACATGCTTTTATCATTACGCTTGGTACACAGCTCATTGCTTATGGTGCCGGTTGTATCTACATAGATCGTCCTCCGTTGGGAGCACAGCCAATTGCAAACTTCGATGCCAGATATACTAACTTTGTAAATGGTTCTATTTTCGGCATCCCATACTTAATTATTTATCTTGCAATTATATCTTTGATTATGTGGGTTGTATGGAATAAAACAACACTGGGTAAAAATATGTTTGCAATTGGTGGTAATCCCGAAGCTGCTGCGGTATCAGGTGTTAATATTGCAAAGAATATCATGATTATCTTCCTAATTTCAGGTGCACTTTATGGTATAGCTGGATTTTTGGAAGGCGGACGTATTGGATCAACAAACTCGAATACTGGTATTAACTATGAGTTGGATGCAATTTCTGCTTGTGTTGTAGGTGGTGTATCTTTCTCCGGTGGTGTTGGTACCATTCCGGGAGTGTTAATCGGAACTATGTTGTTACAGTGTATCAACTATGGATTGATTTTCATAGGAGTAAACTCATATTGGCAGTACATAATCAGAGGCTTAATTATCATTATTGCAGTATCAATCGACGTAAGAAAATATATTGCAAAGAAATAG
- a CDS encoding response regulator — protein MSLYRVLLVDDEEEIRIGIQKKINWDSLGLVLVGNAANGVDALEMATVLHPDIVLTDIKMPYMDGLTLCKRLIEQNFAVKLVVFSGFDEFSYVKQAMQFNAVDYILKPINSAELTEILRKLKSTLDAEIDAKRDLETLREYYRNSLPVMREEFLLRIIQGRVPSQQLFSQAKQLDITFSSPFHCVIVFKTEKVSKNEPFESNTDSELIPLSAKRIVDENLSSKFPIQSFMYGENIVTIVGLENETLILEAIDCANQICKQANRISQFTLCAGVSSVCNKLSSLHYAYKTALNAMDYRVIVGSGKAIYIDDLEPNFVKTIEFEEQDERNLTTAIKVGSADSMKETIKSIISHLREKKLSIESCQSFLMGIMATLTRLIRGYQLDQAMVFGKNFKGYICVTDFSSLDEVEEWLLNSCIKINKLICELRTSTLQTMANMAKAYIQENYASAELSVETLCEYLHLSSAYFSTIFKRETGMTFINYLTFVRMEAAAKLLKTTDSKTNVIAQLVGYTDPNYFSYVFKKYHGMSPSKYRE, from the coding sequence ATGAGCCTTTATCGTGTACTTTTAGTGGATGATGAGGAAGAAATCCGTATAGGAATTCAAAAGAAAATCAATTGGGATTCACTTGGGCTTGTTCTGGTTGGGAATGCGGCAAATGGTGTAGATGCGCTTGAAATGGCAACTGTTTTACATCCCGATATTGTATTGACCGATATTAAAATGCCTTATATGGACGGGTTGACTCTTTGCAAAAGGCTGATAGAACAAAACTTTGCAGTGAAACTGGTTGTGTTTTCCGGATTTGATGAATTTTCATATGTGAAGCAAGCAATGCAGTTTAATGCTGTAGACTATATATTGAAACCAATTAACAGTGCGGAATTAACAGAAATTTTGAGAAAATTAAAAAGCACGCTGGATGCGGAAATTGATGCCAAGCGTGATTTGGAAACGCTACGAGAATATTACAGAAACAGCTTACCCGTTATGCGAGAAGAGTTTCTTTTACGCATTATACAAGGACGAGTACCATCACAGCAGCTTTTTTCTCAAGCAAAACAATTGGATATTACCTTTTCTTCCCCTTTTCATTGTGTAATTGTATTTAAAACGGAAAAGGTATCTAAAAACGAGCCGTTTGAAAGCAACACAGATTCAGAATTGATACCGCTTTCCGCTAAACGTATTGTAGATGAAAACCTGTCATCAAAATTTCCAATTCAAAGCTTTATGTACGGAGAAAACATTGTTACTATTGTTGGGCTCGAAAATGAAACATTGATTTTAGAAGCCATTGATTGTGCGAATCAAATATGCAAACAAGCAAACAGAATATCGCAATTTACGTTATGTGCCGGTGTAAGTTCTGTTTGTAATAAGTTGTCTTCCCTACATTATGCCTATAAAACAGCACTGAATGCAATGGACTATCGAGTGATAGTTGGAAGTGGAAAAGCAATATACATAGATGACTTAGAACCTAACTTTGTCAAAACAATTGAGTTCGAGGAACAAGATGAACGGAATTTAACAACTGCAATTAAAGTTGGCTCAGCAGATTCCATGAAAGAAACCATCAAATCAATTATTAGCCATCTTCGTGAAAAAAAGCTATCAATAGAATCTTGTCAAAGCTTTTTAATGGGTATTATGGCAACGCTTACAAGATTAATTCGAGGCTATCAACTTGATCAAGCTATGGTGTTTGGTAAAAATTTTAAAGGATATATTTGCGTAACCGATTTTTCTTCTTTGGATGAGGTGGAAGAATGGCTATTAAACAGCTGTATTAAAATAAACAAGTTAATTTGTGAATTGAGAACAAGCACATTGCAAACGATGGCAAATATGGCGAAAGCATATATACAAGAAAATTACGCTTCAGCGGAATTATCGGTTGAAACCCTTTGTGAATATTTGCACTTAAGTTCTGCATATTTCTCAACTATATTTAAACGAGAAACGGGTATGACGTTTATTAACTATCTTACTTTTGTAAGAATGGAAGCGGCTGCAAAGCTATTAAAGACAACCGATTCCAAAACAAATGTCATTGCTCAGTTAGTTGGATATACCGATCCTAATTATTTTAGCTATGTATTTAAAAAATATCATGGAATGTCACCGTCTAAATATCGAGAATAA